The genomic segment caaGAGTTGAACCTCAGAATAATTGCAAATCTGAAACTATGAATCATGCAAGTGGAAAAAAGATCTCAAATCATGAAAAATAGATTGAGGCGAAACCTGAAAATAAAGACTTTATTCCAAAAAATTACCAAGGCGAAGCAAACTAtttccaactaaaaaaaaacatacaagtattttgttttaatgcattgttttattttcctaGTTTTAAGATCagcatatttattttcaaattcaacgtttatttcttcaagcacaagttttgttttttcaagaaCAAATGTTTGACCCCAATCTACAAGGGATATTTAACATCAAATCCTCTCAGTGAAGCATCCTGTTGGCTCGCTTTTGGTATGCCATTGACAACGGGATTGGTTTCGGCAGGACTGCGATGAGGACTGGTGTCAGTTTTTTGAAGCCGGAGAAAAGAGGCTGACTTGGTCCGACACTGGTGTGACGCCGACCTACACCAACTGGGACTCGCGTCAAGATGGAAGGTAAGAAGATCACCTCTTTGCATCCTGTGTCAGGTGGGATGCACGTTGTCTGAGGACGTgaacgagggaaaaaaaacctccAAATTGGCCTGTTTGTCTGATGTGTGTCTCGGTTTTCACGCCTTTCCCCAACAGCTCCAATGATGAATCCTGCGCGTACGTCAACCAAGGTGTGCACATGTACAGTCAGCCTGGAAAGTGGAGACATGGCTCGTGCGGATCCTCATTGGCGTACATGTGCGAGCGGTCGCCCGACGGTAAATCCACACGTCCGTTGCAATGTTGGCGCTGAAAGGAGCAAAGTGCAACCACGCCGTCTTTCTGCAGACTGCCCGGACGGATGGCCATGTTCCTACAAAGACTTGGGTTCCACTTACAGTCGAGTGGAGAGTGAGTGGCAGCGACGCTCCTTTTGACACCAGCGCTATCTCGTGGTTTTCTAATTAGTTTCTTTTGGCTTTCAGCTTCCTACTGCGACTCTGGCGAGTTCCTGTACAAGGACTCTTGTTACCATTTTGAGGGGAGGAATGGAACTTGGCAAGCTGCTGAAGATTTCTGCAAGGAAAAGGGAGGTCTCTTGGCCAGCGTGCACTCACAGGTTGACGGACAGTTTTTGGCTGGTGAGCACCAAGACAAATTGATCATGCCAGCAATCGTCCCGCAGTTTTTCATCACAAGTGTTTGTTCTGCTTTCCTCAAGCTCACCAGAGAATAGCAATTTATTCTTGGCTGGGACTCAAGACGAACAATGGCAAATTTGAGTGGCGCGACGGATCATCTACAGTAAGTGACAATGTGTGCAAGGGAGGTCTAAAAAGTTGTCACTTTGCCCTAATGAAGCTGTTACGTTAGAAGGATAAAGTTGAAAAGTGTAATTTCAGCAGAACAAAGCTGATTGAATCTGGAAAAATCGGACAAGAATGGTCTCCCTGTCTAGATGATATAGATTACAAACTGAAAGTTGGAAGAGGTTGGAACATCACAACAATTCTTATTGTGAGATAGATCTTGTGAAGATTAATTTGAGCGATTTGAATCAATGAAGTGACTTTGAAGGAATGTGGTGGGAAGCCATCCGAGCAACTGCAACACCAAAAACGCTCGAGTCATGTCCACTGTCGTCTGCAGGATGATGTCCCGTGGTTTACTCCTAAACCCTCAGGTGACTGCACAAAATCGGGTGATGCTGGAGAAGTTGTGATCGACAGTTGTGCTTCTTACCctcgtccatccatctgtcaaaaAGGTCATAAAGTCACAACCTCTCATTGGCCCTTTGTCTTCTCATTGCTCTCTCATATTTGACCCCTCTCGCCTCATTGCAGGCAAGGCCAGAGCTTCTCTTCCGCTTCTTCCGGCGTCGGCATCAGCATCAGGTGGGCGTCCCAGCCTGCAGCCCACATACAGAATCTTGTTTGCCCTCAAGGGACTTGAGTCTCGCTTGCAGGCAAGAGTGCAAAGTGTGGCTGGTGGCGGGAGAACCCCGCCaacgacttctgctacctgatcAACTCCAAGCCCACCAAGACCTGGAAGGAGGCTCGAGACAAGTGCACCCGCCTCAGAAGCAACCTGCTCGGCATCACCGACTTACAGGAACACACCTTCATACAAGGTAGGTTGTCCTCATACTGCTTCGCTTTTTGGCGCAGCTTGATGTGCTTGATAAGAGAATCCATCTGGAAGAAAGTGAGAGACCACCGACACACATCAACAGTTCTTTTTCATTccaaagaaaagagcaaaagtaATAAGACCTCCACTAACAAAGACACAACTCAGACGTCACCCGCACTTACTTTTATTTAAGCATTTTGCACGCTTTTGCATCTGTTAGACGCTTCAAGCTGTGTTCCGAGTTTGCCTTTAACCCAAAGGTCTTCTGGCAAGCGGTTCCTCTTTATGGTTGAACGCCAACGACACCGTTGTTGAAGACGGCAGCAAGCAGTCTGACGAGTCCTCACCGAATTCCGTCCAGTTGGCTGCAAGTAGGTCTAAAACCCGGGCGATGTTAGTCGCCGACGATGAGGAGGAACGAAGGAGCGCCGAGCATTTGTGGTCTGCTTCCAGGTAATCCTGGTGGGCCCTCCAGCAGACACTGCAACACCTTACTCAGCGACGAGGGCGGCTGAAAAGTTATCGATTGCGAGAAGA from the Syngnathus scovelli strain Florida chromosome 13, RoL_Ssco_1.2, whole genome shotgun sequence genome contains:
- the LOC125979985 gene encoding C-type mannose receptor 2-like — encoded protein: MSRRSTDHKAPCDTVNGWSPHGSNCYKKMTTTNGWLGARHDCLWEGGDLVSITTEEEEKYVKEQMGDKPFWIGLSNLDCDEDWCQFFEAGEKRLTWSDTGVTPTYTNWDSRQDGSSNDESCAYVNQGVHMYSQPGKWRHGSCGSSLAYMCERSPDDCPDGWPCSYKDLGSTYSRVETSYCDSGEFLYKDSCYHFEGRNGTWQAAEDFCKEKGGLLASVHSQVDGQFLAAHQRIAIYSWLGLKTNNGKFEWRDGSSTDDVPWFTPKPSGDCTKSGDAGEVVIDSCASYPRPSICQKGKARASLPLLPASASASGKSAKCGWWRENPANDFCYLINSKPTKTWKEARDKCTRLRSNLLGITDLQEHTFIQGLLASGSSLWLNANDTVVEDGSKQSDESSPNSVQLAASNPGGPSSRHCNTLLSDEGG